A stretch of Candidatus Kryptoniota bacterium DNA encodes these proteins:
- a CDS encoding sodium:solute symporter family protein — protein sequence MNLIDYTILAAYVVITIVVGYALKKYMKTSEDFFLSGRSLPSWITSLAFLSANLGALEVIGMVANSAKYGILTVHFYWIGAIPAMIFLGLFMMPFYYSTRVRSVPEYLKLRYNEATRGLNAISFAIMTLLMSGISMYAMALLFELTLGWSLTSSILLSASVVLIYVFFGGLSSSIYNEVIQFFLIWLGLLPVVYIGLHAVGGFAGLVQRIPPSFLQAWRHMGSASDNPMGVDWIGVVLGLGFVLSFGYWTTDFLVVQRAMASEDLSAARRTPLIASFPKMLVPIIVVIPGLLAVALLPQFKIVAGGPTPNYNSALILMFAHYLPNGILGLAITGLLASFMSGMAGNVTAFNTVWTYDIYGSYIRKGMPDQHYLKMGKYTTIFGVIFSIGTAYIVRSFPNLMDYMQLIFSFFNAPLFATFLLGMFWKRTTPWAGFFGLLLGILASAFHYTLYQLHYVHYPSEMAANFYQAWWAWLTDFVATIIISLFTPRKDESLLVGLVYGLTPKPHSAERLLRKPAFWGVLSLVVMVVLNIIFW from the coding sequence ATGAACTTGATTGACTACACAATACTGGCGGCTTACGTGGTGATCACGATAGTGGTCGGTTACGCGCTGAAGAAGTATATGAAGACCAGTGAAGACTTCTTCCTTTCAGGCAGATCATTGCCAAGTTGGATAACGAGTCTTGCCTTCCTTTCAGCCAACCTCGGGGCGCTTGAAGTTATCGGGATGGTTGCGAACTCGGCGAAATATGGGATCCTTACGGTGCACTTCTACTGGATTGGTGCCATCCCCGCCATGATATTTCTCGGACTATTCATGATGCCGTTTTATTATAGCACGCGCGTCAGAAGCGTACCGGAATATCTCAAGTTGAGATACAATGAGGCTACACGCGGACTGAACGCAATCTCGTTTGCGATTATGACTCTCCTTATGAGCGGGATCAGCATGTATGCAATGGCTCTCCTCTTTGAACTCACGCTCGGTTGGTCGCTGACATCGAGCATCCTCCTCTCGGCATCCGTCGTACTGATCTACGTTTTCTTCGGTGGGCTTTCTTCCTCAATTTATAACGAGGTGATTCAGTTCTTTCTGATATGGCTCGGATTACTCCCGGTCGTTTATATCGGGCTCCATGCAGTCGGCGGGTTCGCGGGATTGGTACAGCGCATCCCTCCATCATTCCTTCAGGCGTGGAGACATATGGGTTCCGCCTCAGATAACCCGATGGGAGTCGACTGGATTGGCGTGGTGCTCGGTCTCGGGTTTGTATTATCGTTCGGATACTGGACCACCGACTTTCTTGTTGTCCAGCGAGCGATGGCGTCGGAAGATCTTTCAGCTGCGAGACGAACTCCGCTCATCGCGTCTTTTCCGAAAATGCTCGTTCCAATAATTGTGGTCATTCCTGGACTCCTTGCCGTCGCACTGTTGCCGCAGTTCAAGATTGTCGCAGGCGGGCCAACCCCTAACTACAATTCCGCGTTGATTCTAATGTTCGCCCATTACCTCCCGAATGGTATCCTGGGTCTGGCGATCACCGGACTTCTTGCGAGTTTCATGTCGGGAATGGCCGGAAACGTCACGGCGTTCAACACGGTCTGGACGTATGACATCTACGGTAGTTACATCAGGAAGGGAATGCCCGATCAGCATTATCTGAAGATGGGGAAGTACACTACGATCTTCGGAGTAATTTTCAGCATCGGGACCGCGTATATCGTTAGATCGTTTCCGAACCTGATGGACTACATGCAGCTTATCTTCTCGTTCTTCAACGCACCACTTTTTGCGACATTCCTCCTTGGAATGTTCTGGAAGAGGACTACTCCATGGGCAGGTTTTTTCGGACTTCTTTTGGGTATACTCGCTTCGGCATTTCACTACACTTTATACCAGCTCCATTACGTTCACTATCCAAGCGAAATGGCTGCGAACTTTTACCAGGCTTGGTGGGCATGGCTGACTGATTTTGTCGCGACGATCATAATCAGTTTATTTACTCCCAGGAAGGATGAGAGCCTGCTCGTCGGTTTGGTTTACGGACTGACTCCGAAGCCGCATTCCGCGGAAAGGCTCCTGCGCAAACCTGCGTTCTGGGGAGTTCTATCGCTGGTTGTAATGGTTGTCCTTAACATAATCTTTTGGTGA
- a CDS encoding M1 family metallopeptidase, giving the protein MSNNSEALAVRVQYFLKIALTLTAILATAAISKAGETYWQQYVHYTIAATLHDDTHSIDGSETIVYKNNSPDNLDRVYIRLYWNMFTKGSYGYKQAEYQKRYGITTTGGIWVNRISERTGEKEIPLELKVDNTIAEVKIPEPLKSGDSISFVIDWHENVPFGGDRTGYIGDDYDIAQWYPQIAVYDKFGWHKDQYMNRGEFYDDYGTFDVDVTLPKKFIVGYTGELLNANEVLPDSVLLNLQQAKSKAGTSRVADFSNRELSPADTEMVTWKFHADSVRDFAWAADPHFIWDVSYWNGIAIHSLYFSDKADYWWETARMGTDAISFFSTHFGMYAYKNAFVVEGTEGGGMEYPGIVFIGHIGNENDHELAGVVIHELGHEWYPMMIGSNETENGFQDEGFNTFITTLALESYYGRYDNTYHWTKWYQKFLGFPNTDERAGNVGAYLYLARTGYEEPILTHADHYAEPYLQDLSIYPKTADIMFMLRYVLGDSVFSRLMLTYYDTYKFKHVYPEDFFNLAMNVSGDKDLRWFFNEWFNRTYKCDYGIRHISRTRVDSSGNVSYKNKIVISRRGQAIMPIDVHLHLANGTDTVLYRPVDDWKSGELSRSYMVITTSRVESAEINPGQEILDINRLNNTWPCPKVDFGFDNTMVNLDRNDAYMIRWRPSLWFNTFDGVKYGLKLNGSYLGSIKNLNAGLWYGSKLKHTEVDYDLGYNSLVPNIARQFTVNARAARIEGRDFYSLGFASTFSRHYSYPPYNNVTLSVNSAMAEKLDYLQYPSTWDLKKRMNFLKASYEYNNYGRGWRASFQADYEATLPFTSENSYDYSKHEIQFSLSLPFDDNSFDLHLFEGRASGTVPIMTQFFLAQGDPLEVFDEALLRSSGTLSKQMVENSRTSGGGGVRGYSGLISGDKMDGGNLEMRFGSLIPFVPSGDIPLLGDLFSFFSTNLFYDAAFFGNGGETIENSSHFYDDAGIGIVFDIQGINKLFFSERTNLLKSIDLSELRFDLPLFVNKPAFAGSKKEFEFRWRLAYSKSF; this is encoded by the coding sequence ATGTCTAACAATTCCGAAGCATTGGCCGTTAGGGTTCAATACTTTTTGAAAATTGCGCTGACGCTCACTGCAATACTAGCGACTGCGGCAATTTCTAAAGCAGGTGAAACCTATTGGCAGCAATATGTTCACTACACAATCGCGGCCACGCTCCATGACGACACTCACTCAATTGACGGAAGTGAAACCATCGTGTACAAAAATAATTCTCCGGATAATCTTGACCGGGTCTATATCCGTTTATATTGGAATATGTTCACGAAGGGAAGCTACGGATACAAGCAGGCTGAATACCAGAAGAGGTACGGAATAACCACTACAGGCGGAATTTGGGTCAATCGGATTTCTGAGCGGACGGGAGAAAAAGAAATTCCGCTCGAACTCAAGGTTGACAACACGATCGCGGAAGTGAAAATCCCTGAACCTCTCAAGAGCGGTGATAGTATTTCTTTCGTTATAGACTGGCATGAGAATGTTCCTTTCGGCGGCGACAGGACAGGATATATCGGCGACGATTATGATATCGCACAGTGGTACCCGCAAATTGCCGTGTACGACAAGTTCGGCTGGCATAAAGATCAGTACATGAACAGGGGCGAGTTCTACGATGACTACGGCACATTCGACGTTGACGTAACGCTGCCTAAAAAATTCATCGTCGGTTACACGGGAGAATTGCTCAATGCAAATGAAGTTCTACCCGACAGCGTCCTGTTAAATCTCCAGCAAGCGAAGTCTAAAGCCGGGACGTCGCGGGTAGCTGACTTCTCCAATCGGGAATTGAGTCCGGCCGATACCGAAATGGTTACATGGAAATTTCACGCGGACAGCGTCAGGGACTTTGCATGGGCAGCTGATCCGCATTTCATCTGGGACGTATCTTACTGGAACGGGATCGCGATTCATTCTCTTTACTTCAGCGATAAAGCCGACTACTGGTGGGAAACCGCCAGGATGGGGACTGACGCGATAAGCTTCTTCTCTACGCATTTTGGAATGTACGCTTACAAGAATGCCTTTGTCGTCGAAGGTACCGAGGGCGGGGGAATGGAATATCCTGGTATCGTTTTTATCGGCCACATCGGGAATGAAAACGACCATGAGCTTGCAGGTGTGGTGATACATGAACTGGGGCATGAATGGTATCCGATGATGATAGGAAGCAATGAGACGGAAAATGGTTTTCAAGACGAAGGGTTCAATACTTTTATCACAACGCTCGCTCTCGAATCCTATTACGGAAGGTACGACAACACATATCATTGGACCAAGTGGTATCAGAAGTTCCTCGGTTTTCCAAACACCGACGAGCGAGCAGGAAATGTCGGAGCTTATTTGTATCTCGCCCGTACCGGATACGAAGAACCAATCCTGACGCATGCTGACCACTATGCGGAGCCTTATCTCCAGGACCTTTCGATCTATCCGAAAACGGCGGACATAATGTTTATGTTAAGGTACGTGCTGGGTGACTCGGTGTTTTCCAGACTGATGTTGACTTACTACGACACTTACAAATTCAAGCACGTGTATCCCGAGGACTTCTTCAACCTCGCGATGAATGTAAGTGGCGACAAGGACTTGAGGTGGTTCTTTAATGAATGGTTCAACAGGACATACAAGTGCGATTACGGAATTCGGCACATCTCACGCACCAGGGTCGATTCGTCGGGAAACGTCTCATATAAAAACAAAATAGTAATTAGCCGGAGGGGCCAGGCGATCATGCCGATCGATGTTCACCTCCACCTTGCCAACGGTACAGATACCGTGCTCTATCGTCCGGTCGACGATTGGAAGAGCGGCGAGCTGTCAAGATCCTATATGGTAATCACCACCTCCAGGGTTGAAAGTGCGGAGATCAATCCGGGACAGGAGATCCTCGACATCAACCGGCTCAATAACACATGGCCTTGTCCAAAAGTCGACTTCGGATTCGACAATACGATGGTAAATCTGGACCGCAACGACGCTTACATGATTCGCTGGAGACCCAGTCTGTGGTTCAATACCTTCGATGGCGTTAAATACGGTTTGAAACTGAACGGGAGCTACTTAGGCAGCATCAAAAACCTCAACGCAGGATTATGGTACGGTTCAAAACTGAAACACACTGAAGTCGATTACGACCTGGGTTATAATTCTCTCGTCCCGAATATCGCAAGACAATTTACGGTGAATGCCAGGGCTGCAAGGATAGAGGGAAGGGATTTCTACTCTCTCGGTTTCGCCAGCACTTTTTCCAGGCATTACAGTTATCCACCATACAACAACGTCACCCTCAGCGTCAATTCAGCAATGGCAGAAAAGCTCGACTACCTTCAGTATCCCTCGACTTGGGATTTGAAGAAAAGGATGAATTTCCTCAAAGCGTCTTACGAGTACAATAATTATGGCAGAGGATGGCGCGCGTCCTTCCAGGCAGATTACGAAGCCACTCTCCCTTTCACTTCGGAGAACTCTTACGATTATTCAAAGCACGAGATTCAGTTTTCACTCTCGCTTCCATTTGATGACAATTCATTCGATCTTCATCTGTTCGAGGGAAGAGCGTCCGGGACGGTTCCGATCATGACACAGTTCTTTCTGGCGCAAGGTGATCCGCTGGAAGTCTTCGATGAAGCTCTGTTGCGGAGCAGTGGAACACTTTCGAAACAAATGGTTGAGAATTCGAGAACCTCGGGTGGCGGGGGTGTGAGGGGATACAGCGGCCTCATCTCCGGTGACAAGATGGATGGCGGCAATCTAGAAATGCGTTTTGGCTCTCTCATACCCTTCGTTCCAAGCGGAGACATCCCACTTTTGGGAGACCTTTTCTCATTCTTTTCGACGAATCTGTTCTATGACGCCGCCTTTTTTGGAAATGGAGGAGAAACCATCGAAAACAGCTCGCATTTCTACGACGATGCAGGAATTGGAATTGTATTTGATATTCAGGGCATAAATAAGCTATTTTTCAGCGAGCGGACGAACCTTCTCAAATCTATTGACCTGTCTGAGTTAAGATTTGATTTGCCGTTGTTTGTGAATAAACCGGCATTCGCCGGAAGCAAGAAGGAGTTTGAGTTTAGGTGGAGGCTTGCATACTCGAAGTCATTCTGA
- a CDS encoding long-chain fatty acid--CoA ligase, whose translation MGAAVEFSTITEMFARLTRKYSGSGREVYRYKVGGKYIGLTYDEFYDKVELFARGLRELGMKRGDKLAILSENRPEWPIADLASLAIGVIDVPIFPTLTAKQIEYIILDGDVSAVVVSNYFQLNKILRIKENIGHVKHLILMNQKEDSKDKTILDFSELYELGRRGRDTSKSAFEDWLAAPKPSDVATIIYTSGTTGEPKGVVLTHGNFAANIKGALDHISITDEDTLLSFLPISHSFERMAGYYTALTAGASVSYAESIETVAQNLLEVKPTIVTTVPRLFERIHALIVKNVEAGSTLKKKIFYWALGTGKEVVMAKRRGFVGPLLRAQSILADRFVLSKIKERTGGRIKFFVSGGAALSRELGEFFEAVGIMIIEGYGMTECSPVISANRIDDYKFGSVGKPLKNVQVKIADDGEILTRGPHVMVGYYKNPEATRESIDKEGWLHTGDVGHYDTDGFIVITDRKKHLFVNSGGKNIAPQPIENLLLQSKFVDQVILIGDKRRFNTALIVPDFEFLKDFAGEIHLDFTDEEELVSNDKVNEAVRKDINDLQKDLAKYEQVRRFKLLPTPFTIENGDLTPTLKVKRKVVEAKYAELIDSMYN comes from the coding sequence TTGGGCGCTGCGGTTGAGTTCAGCACAATTACCGAGATGTTTGCACGATTGACCAGGAAGTATTCCGGGAGCGGTAGAGAAGTATACAGGTACAAAGTCGGCGGCAAGTATATCGGTCTTACATATGACGAGTTTTACGATAAGGTAGAACTGTTCGCACGTGGACTCCGCGAGTTAGGTATGAAGCGTGGCGACAAACTGGCTATCCTTTCAGAGAACAGGCCCGAGTGGCCGATCGCCGACCTTGCATCACTTGCCATTGGCGTGATAGATGTTCCGATTTTTCCGACTCTCACAGCGAAACAGATTGAGTACATCATCCTCGATGGCGACGTATCTGCAGTAGTGGTGTCGAATTACTTCCAGCTGAACAAGATTCTGAGGATCAAAGAAAACATAGGACACGTGAAGCATTTGATCCTCATGAACCAGAAGGAAGATTCAAAGGATAAGACTATTCTTGATTTTTCAGAACTGTACGAATTGGGAAGACGAGGTCGGGACACCAGCAAGAGTGCGTTTGAAGATTGGCTCGCAGCCCCAAAACCTTCGGACGTGGCTACTATTATCTACACGAGCGGTACCACCGGAGAACCAAAGGGAGTGGTGCTGACACATGGTAATTTTGCGGCCAACATAAAAGGAGCGCTGGATCATATTTCAATAACAGACGAGGATACTCTCCTTTCGTTCCTGCCAATCTCACATAGCTTCGAGAGAATGGCCGGCTATTATACAGCATTAACTGCGGGGGCATCTGTCTCGTACGCGGAAAGCATTGAAACCGTCGCTCAGAATCTTCTTGAGGTAAAGCCGACAATAGTAACCACGGTGCCGCGGTTGTTTGAACGCATACATGCGCTTATTGTAAAGAACGTCGAAGCCGGATCGACTCTCAAGAAAAAAATATTTTACTGGGCGCTGGGCACAGGCAAGGAAGTTGTCATGGCAAAAAGAAGAGGATTTGTCGGTCCTCTTCTTCGAGCGCAATCCATTTTGGCAGATAGATTTGTACTTTCAAAAATTAAGGAAAGAACGGGCGGCAGAATAAAATTCTTTGTAAGTGGAGGTGCTGCGTTATCAAGGGAACTCGGAGAATTCTTCGAGGCGGTTGGCATAATGATTATTGAAGGCTACGGTATGACAGAGTGCTCGCCTGTGATATCTGCAAACAGAATTGATGACTACAAATTCGGCAGTGTCGGCAAGCCGCTCAAGAATGTTCAGGTGAAAATCGCTGATGACGGAGAAATCCTGACACGCGGCCCCCACGTAATGGTAGGGTACTATAAGAATCCCGAAGCCACGAGAGAGTCGATAGACAAAGAGGGATGGCTCCATACCGGTGATGTTGGGCATTATGACACCGATGGCTTTATCGTGATAACCGACCGTAAGAAGCATCTCTTCGTGAACTCGGGCGGGAAAAATATCGCCCCTCAGCCAATCGAAAACCTCCTGCTCCAGAGTAAGTTTGTCGACCAAGTGATCCTGATCGGAGACAAGAGAAGATTCAATACTGCACTGATCGTCCCGGATTTTGAATTTCTTAAGGACTTCGCCGGCGAAATCCACCTGGATTTTACAGATGAAGAGGAATTGGTTTCGAACGACAAGGTGAACGAGGCAGTGAGAAAGGACATTAACGATCTCCAAAAAGATCTGGCAAAATACGAACAGGTCAGGAGATTCAAGCTTCTCCCGACGCCCTTTACCATTGAAAATGGTGATCTGACGCCAACACTTAAAGTTAAGCGAAAGGTCGTTGAGGCGAAGTACGCCGAATTAATTGACTCGATGTACAATTGA
- a CDS encoding acetylornithine/succinylornithine family transaminase, whose translation MNLKQKEEEFLIHTYKRLPIEVERADGVYIFAKDGKRYIDFFGGLAVNALGYNHPRVKAAIAEQAGRYMHMSNMFYMDVQIEFAELLCRLSGFPKAFLTNSGTEAVEAAMKLVRKWSKRSNKSVVFALSNSFHGRTFGALSLTDRDKYRQGFEPFLPDVNHIGFNNVEDLRRKVDPKTAAVFVEFIQGEGGVNVLSREFVGELFSLRQKYGFLIVADEIQSGVYRTGKFFSFEHYGVRPDLVTVAKPIGGGLPLGALLVDDPLVDVMGYGTHGTTFGGNPVSCAAGLATLKELSECNIAGHVTEVGGYLKQRLTDFGARHADLVSEVRGIGLMLGVECKSECGGFVNKLLDSGVLANCTNGNVIRLLPPLVIQREHVDILLSRLEEVSAEFKGVPAK comes from the coding sequence ATGAACCTGAAACAGAAGGAAGAAGAGTTTTTAATCCACACGTATAAGCGCTTGCCGATAGAGGTGGAGCGGGCTGACGGTGTTTACATCTTTGCAAAGGACGGGAAGAGATACATTGATTTCTTTGGAGGTCTTGCAGTCAACGCACTGGGCTATAATCATCCGCGCGTCAAGGCCGCAATCGCCGAGCAGGCAGGTCGTTATATGCATATGTCTAATATGTTTTATATGGATGTTCAAATAGAATTTGCCGAACTCCTCTGCCGCCTATCCGGCTTTCCGAAGGCGTTCCTTACAAACTCAGGCACTGAAGCTGTCGAGGCCGCTATGAAGCTCGTAAGAAAGTGGAGCAAGCGATCAAACAAATCTGTGGTGTTCGCACTCAGCAATTCCTTTCACGGCAGGACTTTTGGTGCTCTTTCGCTTACCGACAGAGACAAGTATCGGCAGGGCTTCGAACCGTTCCTGCCGGACGTAAACCATATCGGTTTCAACAACGTGGAAGATCTCAGGCGGAAGGTGGATCCAAAGACCGCCGCAGTCTTCGTGGAATTCATCCAGGGGGAAGGCGGCGTGAACGTCCTGTCTCGCGAGTTTGTCGGCGAGCTCTTTTCGCTGAGACAAAAGTATGGCTTTCTGATCGTTGCCGATGAGATACAGTCCGGTGTCTACCGGACAGGAAAGTTCTTTTCTTTCGAGCATTATGGCGTCAGACCGGATCTTGTTACAGTGGCGAAGCCGATCGGCGGCGGGCTCCCTCTTGGCGCGCTCCTTGTCGATGACCCACTTGTCGATGTCATGGGATACGGGACACATGGAACGACGTTCGGAGGTAATCCGGTTTCCTGTGCGGCAGGGCTTGCGACCCTCAAAGAGCTATCCGAGTGTAACATCGCCGGTCACGTGACCGAGGTGGGCGGGTATCTCAAGCAACGGCTTACCGATTTTGGAGCGCGCCACGCTGACCTGGTTTCCGAAGTTCGTGGCATCGGACTCATGCTCGGAGTCGAGTGCAAGTCCGAATGCGGCGGATTCGTTAACAAGCTCCTCGACTCAGGTGTCCTTGCAAATTGTACGAACGGAAATGTGATCAGGCTTCTCCCGCCGCTTGTCATTCAACGGGAACACGTAGATATCCTTCTTTCCAGGCTGGAAGAAGTCTCTGCCGAGTTCAAAGGCGTCCCCGCCAAATAG
- a CDS encoding tryptophanase — protein MVKTIIEPFKVKSVEPINFTSVEYRKEVIRKAHYNLFLVKADDVLIDFLTDSGTTAMSSRQWAGIMDGDESYAGSRSFFKFEGVVRDLMGFSNIIPTHQGRAAEKILFTIVGGPGKIIPSNTHFDTTRANVEFSGATAVDLPVSVALDTDKPYDFKGNIDLNKLEDLVKKTGREKIPLCMLTVTNNSVGGQPVSMKNIKETKALLARYGIPLFIDACRFAENAYFIKTREPEYRDKPVKEIASEMFSYADGCTMSGKKDALVNIGGFLAMNDQIMAEKARSLLIMTEGFPTYGGLAGRDLEAMAQGLVEVLDEDYLKYRIRSIEYFCEKLKEGGVPVLVPAGGHAVFLDAKRFLPHVLPQNYPGQAIAVELYVEGGIRSVEIGSVMFGKEVDGKFAPASLELVRLAVPRRVYTQSHIDYAAEITIDVFKRRNFIPGYKITYEPPYLRHFTAHFEPVEENQSA, from the coding sequence ATGGTAAAAACCATCATCGAGCCGTTCAAGGTCAAATCCGTCGAGCCGATAAACTTCACTTCCGTAGAGTATCGTAAGGAAGTCATTAGAAAGGCTCACTACAATCTCTTTCTGGTCAAGGCAGATGATGTTCTAATAGATTTTCTCACGGATTCCGGTACGACGGCCATGAGTTCACGTCAATGGGCGGGAATCATGGACGGAGATGAGTCGTACGCGGGCTCTAGAAGCTTTTTCAAATTCGAAGGCGTCGTCAGGGACTTGATGGGATTCAGCAACATCATACCGACCCACCAGGGCAGAGCTGCCGAAAAGATTTTGTTCACTATCGTCGGAGGTCCGGGTAAAATTATTCCCAGCAACACTCACTTCGACACGACCCGGGCGAACGTCGAGTTCTCGGGCGCGACCGCGGTTGATCTACCTGTTTCTGTCGCTCTCGACACGGACAAGCCGTACGACTTCAAAGGCAACATAGATCTGAACAAGTTGGAAGATCTAGTTAAGAAAACGGGGCGCGAGAAGATACCTCTATGCATGCTCACTGTGACCAATAATTCTGTCGGCGGCCAGCCGGTGAGCATGAAAAACATAAAGGAAACGAAAGCCCTTCTCGCCAGATACGGAATTCCGCTGTTCATCGACGCGTGTAGATTTGCTGAGAACGCCTACTTCATTAAGACACGTGAGCCCGAATACAGAGACAAACCCGTCAAAGAAATCGCGAGCGAAATGTTCAGCTATGCTGACGGGTGCACGATGAGCGGAAAGAAAGACGCACTCGTGAACATCGGCGGCTTCCTTGCGATGAACGATCAGATTATGGCCGAGAAGGCGCGCAGTCTCCTGATAATGACGGAGGGCTTTCCGACTTACGGTGGCCTGGCAGGCAGAGACCTGGAGGCGATGGCACAGGGACTGGTGGAAGTTTTGGACGAAGACTACTTGAAGTACAGGATAAGGTCGATTGAGTATTTCTGTGAGAAGTTGAAGGAGGGAGGGGTCCCCGTTCTTGTGCCGGCCGGCGGGCACGCAGTCTTCCTGGACGCGAAAAGATTTCTTCCGCATGTCTTGCCGCAGAATTATCCCGGCCAGGCAATCGCCGTCGAGCTGTACGTCGAAGGAGGGATCAGGAGCGTCGAGATCGGGTCGGTGATGTTCGGAAAAGAAGTCGACGGGAAATTTGCTCCCGCCAGCCTTGAATTGGTCAGACTCGCCGTTCCTCGAAGAGTCTACACACAAAGTCATATCGATTATGCCGCCGAAATAACAATCGATGTTTTCAAAAGGAGAAATTTTATCCCCGGTTACAAAATAACTTACGAGCCGCCGTACCTCAGACATTTTACGGCGCATTTTGAACCGGTCGAGGAGAATCAATCGGCATAG